The following DNA comes from Carassius carassius chromosome 41, fCarCar2.1, whole genome shotgun sequence.
aattttattttgttgatgGTATGTTTTATTACTTTCACCAGGTTGCCCCTGATTTTTTTGAGTACTTCAGAGCACTTCATCCGATTTTAAAATCAGACCCGACTCTGTGGTGTGTGTCTGCCTGGAATGACAATGGCAGGGAAGGATTTGTGGACCCTGGAAAAGCGAGCCTGTTGTACAGGACAGATTTTTTCCCAGGCTTGGGTTGGATGTTCACAAAAGACCTCTGGGCAGAGATCGAGCCAAAATGGCCGGCCTCGTTTTGGGACGACTGGATGCGCCACCCCAGTCAGCGCAGAGACAGGTCCTGCATCAGACCAGAAATTTCCAGAACTTTAACGTTCGGTCGGAAGGGTGTGAGTTTAGGGCAGTTTTACGACAAGTATCTCCGCTTTATTAAGCTCAATACCGAATTTGTGCCTTTTACAAAAATGGACCTTTCTTATTTAGAAAAGAAGAAATATGATGAGAGTTTTGAGAAGGAGGTTTACGGTGCTCCGGTTGTCACCGTGGAGGACTTGCAAAGTGGGAAACTAACTGGGTCTGGCCCATTTCGGGTGCAGTATTCTAGCCCTGACAGTTTTAAAACATTGGCTCGCAATCTTGGTGTGATGGATGACCTGAAGTCAGGAGTCCCACGAGCCGGGTATAGAGGTGTAGTTCATTTCCTTTTCCGTGGAAAGAGGGTCTATTTAGCTCCACCAGCAGGATGGAGCCAGTACGATCCGAGCTGGAGTTGAAGTGGGCTTCACCTACTGTACATCACAGGAATTTTTTATTAAGATGTGAAACACATGGAAATTCTATTTCATATTACCTGTTCTGTATCACCTTGCCTTAATtccattgtgctgcttaatgatgGAAAAACCTCTAGTAAGGGTTTTAGAAAAGAGATATGATACCAAAGATGATAACGTATTGATCACTCAGACTTTTTGCCTCAGGTTTCATTATTTGTCTTTATGAAGTCAGCTAGGATTTATCTGAGAACTATGTCACCATTAAACTCACAGATTAAACCTAAATCTTACGCTGACCAGCTATACACATTTTTCACACCAAGTATATTTGTCCAGGAACTAAAAATGGgggtaaatatgtttaaaaaaacacttatttttaagACTGTGAATACTGCTCTAAGTGCCTTTgaatgtaggtttttttttttgcttcacctctttgtctttatttgtcactttttttgtcactttcactttattaaATTGTGTATGGTTCATGGCATAGTGTTTGAAATATGTGAGGAAAAATCATTTGAcacttatgttttgtgttttactTATATTATTATGACTCATTTATTGCtcagataaataaaaatgctaataaaataatACACTAGAATATTCATAACTGCAGCAACAATATTTCAATTCAGTCCTAAGCATACAACAAAAagaatttacatataaaaaaataaaaataatgaaaacatactAATACGGAGGGTTtatgaaaaagagaaataaaaataaaaacagcagatCAAAGTTTCACATTTCAATTTAACGTTACGTTACCAAATAAAATTGTATCTATTTTGTTAGCAATACGAGAGTCAAAGAAGACATTGAACCATAAATACCCAAAAAACATAGTTTAgaaatactatttttttcttttgtgtataaaatttaccaaataaaaattatgattatttattagcCACACAAACGAGTCAAAGAAAGTCACTAAAACGCTCCCACGTTATTACGTTACACGACGTCAACTACAGTAGCTCATTAGTCCTAAAGGCTTTCGTTTCGCGTTTTATATTTACCTCACTCATATATTAC
Coding sequences within:
- the mgat1a gene encoding alpha-1,3-mannosyl-glycoprotein 2-beta-N-acetylglucosaminyltransferase a; this translates as MPRKRSPLIICGAFIFVAWNAILIFVLMRRPSTQGALDSPDELGNMGDRAGGGQFGNIMNKVMHVANAFEAEIESQKKILLQIQSHWSVWENKGGVTSAKSKSQAEHLAPVVIPILVIACNRVTVKRCLDKLIEHRPSAELYPIIVSQDCGHAETSDVIASYGSQLTHIKQPDLSDISVPPQHKKFQGYYKISRHYRWAFNQVFNTFSYSSVVVVEDDLEVAPDFFEYFRALHPILKSDPTLWCVSAWNDNGREGFVDPGKASLLYRTDFFPGLGWMFTKDLWAEIEPKWPASFWDDWMRHPSQRRDRSCIRPEISRTLTFGRKGVSLGQFYDKYLRFIKLNTEFVPFTKMDLSYLEKKKYDESFEKEVYGAPVVTVEDLQSGKLTGSGPFRVQYSSPDSFKTLARNLGVMDDLKSGVPRAGYRGVVHFLFRGKRVYLAPPAGWSQYDPSWS